The region GGTGCGTTGCATCGCGGCTGGGTCGATGTGAAATCGGCCGTGACGGACCGCAGCGATCACGCGATTCTCGCCGAATGCGAAAAGGGCGAGGACGTCGCGAAGAAGCACTATCACGAAGCGCTGGAGAAGGATCTGCCGGTGGATGTACGTGCGATCGTGGAGCGGCAGTATCAAGGCGTGCTGCAGAATCACGACCGCGTGCGCGATCTGCGCGATCAGTATGCGGCGGCGAAGCGATAACCGTTCGCGCCGATCCGATACAGGCGCGTGACGTGAGATGGTAGAAGCAAAAAAGCCGCTCCAAACGGGGCGGCTTTTTCACGTCCGGGCCAAGCGGCCCGGACCAATGGACCAAGTTAGAACGTCAACCGTTCGTCATCAATCCTCGAGCAAGGACAGATCGCGCACCGCGCCCTTGTCCGCCGACATCACCAGCTTCGCGTACGCCTTCAAAGCCGCCGACACCTTGCGCGGACGCACGTTGACCGGCTTCCAGCCCTTCGCGTTCTGCTCTTCGCGGCGGCGCGCGAGTTCCTCGTCGGACACCAGCACGTCGATCGAACGGTTCGGAATGTCGATGCGGATGCGGTCGCCGTTGCGCACGAGGCCGATCGCGCCACCCGCTGCCGCTTCCGGCGAGCAGTGACCGATCGACAGACCCGACGTGCCGCCCGAGAACCGGCCGTCCGTCAGCAGCGCGCAGGCTTTGCCGAGACCCTTCGACTTGATGTAGCTGGTCGGGTAGAGCATTTCCTGCATG is a window of Paraburkholderia sp. D15 DNA encoding:
- a CDS encoding PA2169 family four-helix-bundle protein, which produces MATNVVSVLNDLVETSKDGEKGFRKAAEDAHDAQLKTLFLSRAEDCTRGARELQDAVQALGGKPETGGSVTGALHRGWVDVKSAVTDRSDHAILAECEKGEDVAKKHYHEALEKDLPVDVRAIVERQYQGVLQNHDRVRDLRDQYAAAKR